The nucleotide window GAGAACCGTCCGGAAAGACAGACGGTCCGGTTCCCTCGCCAGCACTTCCTTAACCTGGGGACAGCGGCTCATAACCTCCGCTACCTGATGGCCGGGGCGCACCGCCGTCACCAGGTCGATATCGCCCACCATCTCGCAGCCGCGGCGGACACTTCCGGCTACGGCTGCCTGCTCCACCCCGGGTATATTAAGGAGCTGGCTTTGGAAAATCAGGGCCAAGGGCCGGGCTATCCCCAGGGGTACCTGTTCTTTTGTCTCCCTCAACATCTCTATGCCCTTAAGGATGGCCAGCTCCGTTTTACTGCCCAGCCCGGGCAAGGTTCTGATGCGTTTTTCCCGGGCGGCCTTTTCCAGTTCTTCCAGGGTAGTTATGCCTAACCCCTGGTAAATCTGACGTACCGAACGGCTACCCAACCCGGGAATGGCCAGCATCTCCCTCAGCCCAGGCGGTACTTCCCGGCGTAAATTCTCCAGAAAAGTAGAACGGCCTGTAGTTAAAAGTTCGGCGATCTTTTTGGCCAGGTTTTTTCCTACTCCCGGTATCTCTTCCAGGGCATCCCGGGCCAAAAGGGAGGCAGCCTCTTCTTCCAGGTTTTCCAGGGCACGGGCGGCGCGGTGATAGGCCCTGACTTTAAAGGGCTCTTCTCCCTTTAATTCAAGCAAATCTCCCATTTCTGCCAGCGCCCAGGCTATTTCCAGGTTGGTCAACCCCGTTTCTCCTCCTGTATAAGCTTTACCAGTGTCTCATAATCCTGCTGAACTTTGTATAGCTCATCGGCTATATTCAGGGCGGCCAGAACAGCAACCTTAACCGGAGGATAATGGGGGAACTTTTGGTTGACCTGCCGCATCTTTTTGTCGACATATGAGGCCAGCTTCTGAATGTATTCCGGCTCTTCCCCCTTGACCACGTACTCCATGCCGTTAATGTTTACTGTGGTCCGGTTGGCATCATTCAAGTCTACCCCTCCCTCGGCCTGGTTGTGATTTTACAAACGCATATTCTTTTTCGCCTAAAGCCTTTGAAAATCCTGCCATGGTTTAAACTAGCTAGCGCAATCTGGCTCCCAACTGCTCTTCCAGGGCCTTCCATACCCTTTCCTGGGCGGCGTTAACTTCCGCGTCGGTAAGGGTGCGATCCGGTAGCTGGTACACCAGAGAATAGGCCAGGCTTTTATGTCCTTCAGGCACAGGAGCGCCGCGGTAGACATCGAAGAGGGTACATTCTTTCAACTCCCGCCCCGCAGCTCTGCGGATAGTTTCGGCCACCACCGCCGCCGGAATATCGTCTTTTACCACCACAGCCAGGTCCCTTTCCACCGCCGGGAAACGGGGCAGGGGATCGTATCCCACCTCCCGCCGGTTAAATTTCTCCGCCTGCTCCCAATCGAGTTCGAAAACGCAGGCCCTCGCGGGGAGATCATAAACCGCCAGAACATCGGGATGCAGCTCCCCTATAAAGCCCAGGGTTGTCCCGTCCTTTTTGATATTCGCCCCCCGTCCCGGGTGGAGGAAGGGGTAGTCCGCCGTTGCTTCCCAAACAACTTCTTTAATGTTTACCCTGGCAAGGATATTTTCTACAATCCCTTTTAAATAAAAGAAATCCATCTCCTCTGCCGGCCGGTTCCAGCTGCGGCCGGTGGATCCCATCACCAGTCCGCCCAGGCGTAGATGTTCTTCCGGCAACTGCCGCCCATGGGGCTTAAACACCCGACCTACCTCATATATGGCCACCGGCAGTACCCGGCGACTGGCATTCCGGGCGGTGACTTCCAGAAGTCCGGGCAAAAGGGAAGGACGTAAAATGCTCTGGTCCTCCCGTAAAGGATTCTGGAGTTTTACCGTATGTTTCCATTCATGTTCTTCGGGCAGCCTTAGATTATCAAGGGCGCGGGGACTGACAAAGCTGTAGGTAACCACTTCCGCAAGGCCGGCGGCAGCCGCCGCCTCCCGGCCCGCCTCTTCCCAACGCTGCCCAGGGGTTTCTTTTTTCCGGGCGGTGATATTTCCCGGCAATGACGCCGGAATCCTGTCGTATCCGTACAGGCGGGCGATTTCTTCGATTAAGTCTATTTCCTGGGTCAGATCGCCCCTGTTAGGGGGGACGGTAACCTCAAACGGCCCTTCTCCTTCAACTTCTAAATGCAGCCTTTCTAGGATCTCCTTCATGGTAGAGGAGGCAAGGTCCGTGCCTAAAATGAAGTTTACCCTTTCCGGCCGCAGAATAATTGTTGTCGGCTTATACTTCCTTACATATCTGTCCAAACGTCCCCCGGCCACCCTGCCGCCGGCCAGCTCGGCCATTAACTGGGCCGCCCGGTCGGCGGCTGCAGCCGCCCCTTCCAGATTGACGCCGCGTTCAAACCGCGTCGAGGCTTCCGAACGCAGGCCCAGCTTTCTGGAGGTACGGCGGATGGAGGTGCCGTCAAAATGGGCCGACTCGATGAGGATATTGACCGTACCGGAAGTGACTTCCGTCTCCAATCCACCCATGACGCCGGCCACGGCCACCGGCCTTGCGGCGTCGGCAATGATTAACATTTCCCTGTCCAGCTCTCGTTCCACACCATCCAGGGTCGTAATTTTTTCCCCGGCCGCCGCCCGGCGGACGATAATGGTATGTTGCTGCAGGAGATCGTAGTCAAAGGCATGTAAAGGCTGGCCCATTTCCAGCATGACAAAATTGGTTATATCCACCACATTATTGATGGGCCGCATGCCGGCGGCCCGCAGGTAGGCCTGAAGCCAGGCAGGGGACGGACCGATCTTTACGTCCAGCACCAGACGGGCCACATATCGGGCGCAGAGATCCGGAGCTTCAATTTCTACTCTGGCAAGCCCCTCAATCCCCTGCCCTTTTTCCTCCACGGTAATGGCCGGCAGACGTAACGGTGCGCCGGTAATGGCCGCAACTTCCCGCGCCACCCCTAAAACGCTCAGGCAGTCGGCCCTATTTGGAGTGAGTTCCAGCACCAGAACCACGTCGTCCAGTCCCAGGACAGCAGCTACATCGGTTCCGGGAGAAGCGTCAGGGGGCAAAGTTAGGATCCCTTCCCGGTCGGCCGGGGAGACGAGGCCGACATCCAGCCCCATTTCCTGGGCAGAAAGAAGCATGCCTTCCGAGGTCACGCCCCGGAAAGTCGCCCGGCGTATCTCCTGGCCCGCCGGAAGCCGCGCCCCCTCCAGGGCTACTGCCACCTTCTGCCCTTTAAACACATTAGGCGCCCCGGTTACTAGCTGCAATTCGCGACCGGCGTCCACCCGGCACACGACCAGGTGCTCGGCATTGGGATGGGGCTCGATATCCTTTATCATCCCGGCCACGACCCCCTGAAACCCCGGATGCAATTGTTCTATATTTTCTACGGCCAGACCGGCCATGGTGAGCTTTTCTGCCAGTTCCTCAGGCGACAGTTGAATATCTACGTACTGCTTAAGCCATTTGTAAGATACGCGCAAAGTTTTTCACTCCCTTAAAACTGCTGCAAAAAGCGCAGATCGTTTTCGTAAAACAGGCGCAGATCGTCAATGCCGTATTTTAGCATGGCCACCCGGTCCACTCCGAGGCCGAAGGCGAAGCCGCAGACTTCTTCCGGATCGTAGCCGGACATGCTTAAAACCCGGGGATGCACCATGCCGCATCCCAGAATCTCCAGCCAGCCGCTGTGGCCGCAGGTACGACAGCCGCTGCCGCCGCACATAACACAGGATATATCCACCTCGGCGCTCGGCTCGGTGAAGGGGAAGTAACTGGGGCGGAAGCGCAGCTGTACTTCATCGCCGAACATTTGCTTTACAAAGGCCATCAACGTCCCTTTTAATTCACCGAAGGTCACCCGTCTATCGACCAGTAAACCCTCCACCTGAAAAAACATGGGTGAATGGGTGGCGTCATCGTCGCGGCGGTAAACCTTACCCGGAGCGATGATGCGAATGGGCAACTGCGGTCGCCGCGCCTCCATGACCCGCACCTGGACGGGAGAGGTGTGGGTGCGGAGCAATACATCCTCGGTGATATAAAAAGAATCCTGCATATCCCGGGCGGGATGTTCTTTTGGCAGGTTCAGGGCCTCGAAGTTGTAATAATCGCTCTCCACTTCCGGGCCTTCGGCCACATCGAACCCCAAGCCGATAAAAATTGATTTTATTTCATTTAAGGTCTGATACAAAAGGTGACGGCTCCCCCGCGGAAACGGACGTCCCGGCAGGGTAACGTCGATGGTTTCTTTCTGAAGACGCTCGGCCAGTTCCCGGCGGGCAATAGCCTCCCTTGCTTCTTCAAGGGCCTTTTCCAGCTCTTCCCGCACCATGTTGGCCATCTGCCCTATCCGAGGACGTTCTTCCGGCGGGAGCTTGCCCATATTCCTTAAAACCCCGGTCAGTTCTCCTTTCTTCCCCAGGTACTGGATCCTTATGCCCTCCAGTTCCTCACTCCTTTTGGCGGCCGCCACCCGGGCCAGGGCTGCCTGTCTAATGGTTTCAATCGTTTCCAGCATCTGCTTCACCTCAAGTATCCCAAAATAAAAAGCCTTCGCCCCTTCGGGACGAAAGCTTAAACATGTCTTAATTAAGTACCACCCCAAGTCTCCGGCACCATCATGCCGCTCCCCTCTAACGGCGGGAACACCGGCGCGGCCTACTAACCTTTCAGCCTGCTGCTCCTGGGCGAACTTCACGCGGTCTTTCCCCGGCAGCGCTTCCAGTCCACGACGCCGCCTCCCTGTGGGTTCTGTACCGGCTACTTTGCCCATTCATAGCATTTAAACGCTATTAATATTTTTGTCTACTTCTATTGAGTTACCAATCTGCGATAAATAATATAGGCAGCCACAGAACCTGTCTTTTCAAACAACCTCCAAAAGAACTCCGCCGACAGGAACAACCTATCACGACCTTTCCTGGAGCTTTTGGGGGATAACCTCACGGTTAATTATAGCATAGCTCCATCAGTCGTGACAAGGCAAAAAATAAGGTTTTAAGCGCCCCAAGTCGTATCTCCCTTATTGTCCATGAAGGCAGCTTTATGGAACCTAGTGCCATAAAGGCGGCATTGAATTGGCCTTCGGCAGGATGATGTGGCCAAGGCTATTGGTGTAGAGAGGCTCATCACTTGTACAGCAAAGTTGCTATGGTCCCGATAAAACCCACAGCAATGGTAATTACGGCGCCGATAGCCCAGAATCTAAGGTTACTAAGCTTGTCATCCAGTTGATCAATACGCTTATTTAGTTTATCTTCGATAGCATCGATACGCTGGCTTAGTTTTTGCTCTACTGCATCAATACGCTGGCTAAGCTTTTGCTCTACTGCATCAATACGCTGGCTAAGTTTTTGCTCTACAGCCTCGATGCGCTGGCTTAGTTTTTGCTCTACTGCATCGATGCGCTGGCTTAGCTTTTGCTCCACCGCGCTAATGCGTTCTTCGGAATTTTGGTCCCCATCCCGGATTTCTTTCGTCAATTTTTCGTCGAGTCGGTCTATACGCTGTAAAAGAAAGAAAAACTCCGCTGATGCCATTGTACGTGGCGGTTCATTTGTTGCTGCTATTTCCCGCAAGCTTTCCTCCGGCATGGCGCTCACCTGCCTTCACCCCCATTCTAAACCAATATTTTCATCAAATCAACTTAATTTACCATTCTCAACTATATTCTCAATTAACTCATTCCCGACGTTGCCGGAGGGCCTCATAAAGAAGCAGAGCCGCCGCGACGGCGGCGTTCAAGGACTCCACCGACCCTACCAGGGGGATGCCCACGCGGGCCGCCGCCGCATCAAGCAATTCCCTTCCCGGCCCGTGGTTTTCGCTGCCCACGGCCAGAGCCAGGGGACCTCTTAAGTCCGCCTGCCAGAAAGTAATGGGGGCTCCCACGTCGGCCACCACCAGCTTTACCCCGGCGCCTTTTAGTTTCCGGATTAGATCGGCCGGTTCTACGCCGCTTACCACCGGCAGTTTAAAGGTAGCGCCCATGGCCGCCCGGACCACCTTGGGGTTATAGGGATCTACACAGCCGCGACTCAATATCAGTCCTGCGGCCCCGGCCCCTAGGGCCGTGCGCCAGATGGTGCCCAGGTTACCCGGATCTTGCAGGGCGGCGGCAATCATAAATACGGGCGATGAAGGAGACGAAACTTGTTTTAGCAGCGCCTCCAGCGGTTGTTCCTGTATGGGTGCTATGGCCACAATCCCTTGTGGAGTAACGGTGGTGCTGATGGCCTGCATCAATTCCTCCGTCACAGCAAAGCAGCGGCACCCGGCCCCCTGCAGGTCGGCCACCAACCGCTTACCCCGGAGAGTAGCAAAAACCTGCGGGCCGTACAAAACAACCTCCAAGGGTGTTCCAGCCTGCAGGGCTTCCTCCAGCAGGTGAATGCCTTCTATAAGATAAAGGCCCTTTTTCTCCCGCCATGAACGTTCCTTTAAGGAACGGGCCAGCTTCACATAGCGATTGTCCGGAGAAGTAATTTGCCCGGCTTGCTTCACAGCAGAATTCACCTTCTAAGAGTACCGCCTTATTACTCCCGGACTTAACTCTCCTGCAGCCTTTCTAAAGCCTTGTTCCGGCCCACCAGCACCATGATGTCGCCTTCTTCCACCACGTCGTTGGCCCCAGGGGCGGCTATGATTTGATTATTACGTTTTATGGCCATGACGCTGACCCCGTGCTGGGCGCGCAAATCCAACTGGCCCAGGGTTTTGCCTACCGCCTTGGCCGGGGCCACGATCTCGACAATACTGTATTCAGGCGACAGGTCGATATGCTCCAGGACGTTGCCGGAAGCAAGGGTATGGGCCACCCTGATGCCCATGTCCCGTTCCGGGTAAACAACTCTATCGGCGCCGATTTTGGCCAGGACTTTACCGTGGAGGTCGTTCAAGGCCTTGGCAACTACGCACTTAATGCCCATTTCCTTAACGATCAAGGTAACTAGAATGTTGGCCTCTACATTTTCACCGATGGCCACGACAGCAACGTCAACATTGCGAATGCCCGAGGCCTTTAAGGCTTCCTCGTCACGGGCGTCGGCCTGGATGGCCGTAGTGACCTCGTTCATGAGGGCCTCCACCTTGGCCTCATCACTATCAATGGCGATGACTTGATGGCCCATGCGTGCGAGGGTCCGGGCCACACTGGACCCAAAGCGGCCCAGGCCGATGACGGCAAACTGTTTCACGGCCCTGCCTCCTTTAGCCAATGATAACACCTTCTTCGGGATAATGTTTTATACCCTGACGGCCCAAACGCTGGGCTATGGCAAAGGCCAGGGTTAAAGGGCCAACTCGCCCGGAATACATAGTGGCGGTGATGAGAAGTTTGCCGGCCACCGTCAGTTGCGGCGTAAGACCCGCTGAAAGGCCCACAGTACCAAAGGCGGATACCGTTTCAAAAAGCACAATCTCCATTTCCTTTTGTTCCGTAATCAGGAGTACACCGGTTACGGTAACCACCAGCATCATTGATACCGCCGCCACAGCCAGGGCCTTAAGAACCATGCCCCGGGGCAAGCGCCGGCCAAAGATTTCAATGTCATATTTACCCTGAATAATCGACCATACAGCCACGGCGATAGTGGTAAATGTGGATGTCTTAATACCGCCTCCGGTTGAACCCGGGGAAGCGCCGATAAACATAAGGATAATGAGGAGAAAAAGAGTAACCGGACGTAGAGCGCCGATATTTAAGGTGTTAAACCCAGCCGTCCGGGGTGTAACGGCCTGGAAATAAGAAGCCAGAAGCTTTTCATTTAAGGGTAAAGGTGCCAGGCTCAAAGGATTAGTATACTCCAGGGCCATGAATAATATCGTACCCAGGACGATCAGCCAAAAGGTGGTGGTAAGCACAACCTTGCTATGGAGGGAAAGGCGCTGCCACGAACGTTTGGTATAAATATCGGCCACCACGCTGAAGCCCAACCCGCCCAGGATAATTAGAGTAGTAATTACCAGGTTGACCAGCAGGTCGCCCCGATAATCCATTAAGTTGGCGGAAAACAAGGAAAACCCGGCGTTGCAAAAGGCGGATACAGCATGAAAGATACCGAAGTAAAAGGCCTGACCCAAAGGAATGTCCCTGCTAAAACGCAGGCCCAGGAGAAGTGCCCCCAACCCTTCGCAAATAAATGTAAAGGTGAGTACGTATTTAGTCAAGCGCACGACCCCTTCTACCGTCAACTGGTTGAGGGCTTCCTGCATGAGGAGCCTTTCCTTCAAGGTAATGCGTTTGCCCAGCAGGAGGGCCACCATGGTGGACAGGGTTAAAAAGCCCAAGCCTCCCGTTTGGATGAGCAATACGATCACGATTTCCCCGAACAGGGAAAAGGTTGTCGGCGTGTCCACGGTATTAAGGCCGGTCACGCAGGTCGCCGAAGTAGCCGTAAAAAGGGCGTCCACAATGGAAACCGGTTGTCCTGTCTCGCTGGCAACCGGCAGGGCCAATAGTGTTGTACCCAAGGCAATGACCAGGGCAAAACCTATGGCCAGTATCTGGGGCGGCCGCAGACGAAAGGGCCATTCACGGATATTAGTCGTAGGCGTCACCTGCTTTTCTGCATTTATAACACTTATTTTTATTCCCAGGCAAAATCTTTGTCAAGATCAATGCTAAAGGCCAATTAGTTTAGAAAAACCAATTGGCCCTTCTTTTTATCATTCCCCTTATTCTTATGCTCCAAGACCCAATTTTTCTTTGGCCATATCCACCAGACGATTGAAAGCCGCTATATCGTTTACCGCCATATCGGCCAGCATCTTACGGTTGATTTCCACACCGGCCTTCTTTAATCCGTTTATCAAACGGCTGTAGGTCAGGCCCTGCATCCTGGCAGCGGCGTTGATGCGGGCTATCCACAGTTTCCGGAAATCGCCCTTGCGCTGCCGCCGGTGGGCGTAGGCGTAGGCCAATGATTTTATTACTTGTTCATTGGCCGGCCGGAATAACTTGGACTTGGCACCAAAGTAGCCCTTCGCCAGCTTTAGAATCTTTTTATGACGTTGGTGCTTGGTAACACCGCGTTTAACACGGGACATCCCTTAAACCTCCCTTTAAGCCTGATAAGGCAAGAGCCTGGCTATGCGCTTACGATCCGTGATATCCACTAAGGAAGGCTGGCGCAGGCGCCTCTTACGCTTGGGCGATTTTCCGGCCAACAGGTGGCTTTTATAAGCCCTGGCGCGTTTTACTTTTCCCGTAGCTGTGACGCGAAACCTTTTGGCCGCGCCGCGGTGAGTTTTCATTTTGGGCATAATATCACCTCGAATCGAATTTCCCTTAAGCCTTGGGGGCCAGGATCATGACCATATTACGACCCTCAACTTTGGGCGGTTTTTCCACGGAGGCAAGGTCTGCCACCTGGTCGGCCAGGCGCTGGCACAACTTCATCCCGAGGTCGGCGTGGGCGATTTCCCGGCCGCGGAACATAACGGTTACCTTGACTTTATCGCCGTCCTGTAGAAAACGAATGGCATTGCGCGCTTTGACCTGGAAGTCATGTTCTTCAATGTTAGGCCGCAGCTTAACCTCTTTAATATTTATTATGCGCTGCTTTTTCCTCGCCTCGCGCTCCCTTTTACTTTGCTCGTATTTATATTTACCAAAATCCATGATGCGGCAAACAGGTGGCCGCGCATTGGGAGCCACTTCTACCAGGTCCAGGCCCTGTTCCTGGGCAATGCGCAGCGCTTCTCGGGTCGGCATAATACCCAGCTGCTGCCCATCAACGCCAACCAGGCGCACTTCCCGGGTCCGGATTTCTCCATTGACCCTTAAATCCTTGCTGATAATGCTTCACCTCCAGAAAAATTTACCGCCCAGTCAAAGACCTCCTTAAAAAATTTAAGCGAGTGGAATCCACCCGCCAAAAACAGACCTTTTACTGGGCAAACCTTACTGGCCCCGGGCCGTAAGGTGAGAAGCGGATGGCTTCTACTTCTTGGGAAAGTATAACATAGAGGTTACTCCGCGTCAATAATTAATTAGGTTTGTTGGGTTCAAAGTAAACTATCCTGTTTTTGCCCTGGCGTTTTGCCAGGTACATGGCCCTGTCTGCCCTGGCAATTAAATCATTTAAATCTCCAGGCCCACTACCAGGATACTCCACCGCACCAATGCTGACGGTTATTGTAACTTCTTCATGGTCAGGGATCATCTTTTGAGCGGCTATCTGGGTCCTGATACGTTCCAGGGCTATTCCTGCTTTTTCCAGGCTGGTACCAGGCAAAACGACCAAAAACTCTTCTCCACCATAACGTATTACTTTGTCCGCCGCCCGGAGGGCCTTCTTGATAATCAAGGCGGTAGAACGCAAAACTTCATCACCGGCATGATGTCCGAAACGATCGTTCACTTCTTTAAAGTCATCAAGGTCCAACATTGCTATAACCAAAGGCGTCCCTTTTTCCTGTGCCTCTTTTAGCAAGTTATTTAAGGTTGGGTACATAGCTATCCGGTTATATAATCCCGTAAGGGGGTCATGCTCAATACGATCTTTTAACTGGAGAAGAAAGGTATCGATGACCACTAGGATTTGCGCCAGGAATTCTGTAGCCCGATCGATATAAATCCACTGAACGGCGTCACTATCCCTTCTTATGCCCATCACTTCCCGTAGAGCACGGGTGTGTATATCAAGAATGTTAGAAGCCTGAACATAATAATCATCCAGATTTGCTGTTAAATCCTGATAAGCCTCCAGGAGAACGACTTCTGTTCCACCCTCGCACACATAGCGTTCTAAATAGTTTCTGTATGTATCGTAAAAAGCTTCGTGGATCAAGTTACCACCTCCTGCCCATAATAATGCTGGCATCGTCTTCTCCTATACCAAATTCCTCGAGGATGGAACAAATAATGGCCAAGCCATCATCCCACCACCATTGCCGGGGTAAGTTTCCCGGAAAAAAACTGCGTTTAATCCCATCTGAACAAGTTAACAGCATAGATTGCTCACCCAATTGTACCCTGCGCAAAGCAGGTACTATTCTCCGTCCACCAACAACTCCACTTTGGCCAAGAAGACAATCAATATCTCCCGGGTTTATTATCCAGGCGCGGATGTTGCCCACCAGTATGTATTCGAGAAAGCGTTTTTCCAATTTGCCCAGAAAGAGCGCACAGCCCCGCAGATGAAATGCGGTTGTCTCGATGTTGTGGAAAATATCTACGAGGCTCTCCCCGCCCTTCTCTATTACACTTTGAATTCTCTCTAAAGAACGATATGCCTCTTCCCCATGCCCCAGCACATCGACACAGGCCACCAACAGGCTATTTTCCTTATACCCGCCTATATAACAAAAATCCCCCCCAACGGTGCACCCATGGCGGGGACGCCAGCAGCCCCAGACCTGCCAGCCACTTGCCCCTATCTTATGCTGGGAATATAAAGTCAAAATTTGCGTCCCTTCTTTCCAGCTATGACTACCGTGCCTTTACCTACTTCTGAATATATAGCAAAGGAATCCATGAGGCGTTTTACGCCGGTAAGGCCAATACCCAAGCTGCGTTCATATGTAGTATAGCCTTTAGTCATGACCAGATCAATATCGGCAATTCCTGGCCCTTGATCAGAAGCTATTATTTCTAAATATGGTCCTTCCTTTTCTTCCGTCTTTTTTTTGAGCATAATCTTACCCTGGCCGGCATAACGATAAATATTGCGCGCCAGTTCGGAAACGGCCGTGGCAATCTTAGTGACATCGGCCAGGGAAAACCCCGCCTCCTGGGCTAGCTGTTTGGCCATTTGCCTGGCTACGGCGATGTCTTCTTCTCTGGTTATACGGATAAATACATCAAAATCATCCGCAGGGCTTTCATAGACCTTAGCGATATCAAACACAGCTTACCCAACTCCTGATTGGCTATCCGCTAAAAGCAGGGCATGCTCTAGGTCCCGGGCAATGGTAATATCTTGCAGCATAACCCCCATTTGAGCCAGGGTTAATGCCACCGGAGGTTGAAGGCCGCATAATACCGTCCGGCATCCCATCAACCGCGCCATGGCCGCCGTTTCGGAAATGGTGTAGGAAATATAGCTATCCATAATATCCACCATGCGTACATCAATAATAACCGCTCTAGCTCTGGTTTTTTCTATTTCTTCCAATATTTGCTGCTGCAAGAGGCCTACCGTTCTATCATCAAGGTCAATCTGAATCGGCACGAGTAAAAACTCATTTAAAGCGATTATGGGTACAACCCTGGAGTCACCGTAGTTAGATCTCAAGTTCTCCATCGTCTTCACTCTCTCTGCTTCCAGTTATAACCCGAGCTAACTGGCGACGTTTTTTCTTCTCATCAGCTATGATGGCGATACCCTTTCTCAAAGCATCTTCCAGATCCCTGGCAATAGTTACCATACGGAAATCCACCCCCAGTTTTACCAGGGTATGGGCTACTTCCGGTTTGATACCGGTCAAAATAACTTCAGCCCCTAAAAATCTAATGGCGTTAAACATTTCAATTAAAAATCCGCCCACGGCCGTATCAATCATGGGAACGCCCGTTACATCGACCAATACCACTTTAGTCCGGGTAGCGCTTACCCTGTCTAGCAGTCTCTCAGCTATGCTCTGCGCCCACTGGCTGTCTAGATTGCCGATCAGGGCCACGAGCAACATATCCGTCCATATACGAATTATTGGGGTTGCCAGTTCCGGAAGCATACGGCGTAGATTGGTGATAGTCTGCTCGTGTTCTTTACGGATTTCCCCACAAATCTTAATAATTGTAAAAAGCAGGTCGGTGATAGGCAGATCGGGATGGTTTTCAGCCAATACCTTTATTTTTTCCGTTAAAGCCTCCTCTCCAGTTTCAGCTAATAATAAGCTTAAGGTTTCTTTAAGTTGTTCTGGCTGCTTTTTGTCTTTATTGTCGGGGCTCAGGATCGCCGCTAAAAACTCATACCATAGCTTTTTCGTCTTGCCTGTAGCTGCCACTTCATTAATCAGTTCTTCTATTTTAATGTGGGCTTTAAACTCCATTAATTTCCCTCCAATTTCAGGTAATAATATCCACCTTCTAAAATAAATAGTGTTTATTTTATTCAATACCTATCACCTGTTTCCTGCTTCATATGCTAAATCATTTATTTTTGAAAAATTATATTACTTACTCGACCCCCTCACTCATTAACTGGTTTGGATTTCCTTGACAAGAGGAGTTCGTTAAAGTTAATATAAAAATTGGTTTAGAAAAAATAAATACAACTTCTCTACCGCCAAGGGCAAACTCGATCGAAAGACGGGGACGCAAAGCCACGGGCCTAAATCTCTTTTTTGAGATACGGCAGCCGGGTTTCCGGTAGGATGCTGTAGGATGGTGCCAGGCTAGTAAAATACGTATGTAGTTGCCTGGTTTTTATTTAGGCTTTTTTCATTTAATAATCTGTCTTTTGTTACGGTAGAGCAAGGTGCCTTTCTAAAAAGGCGATGACTGGTATGGATAACTGGCGAGGGCACCAGTATTGGGCTGCAGTTAAAGACGGTAAACTTATAATCGAGCATCCTGAAGGTGAGCCATATTCATATCGGGAGCTATACCTATATAACCCGCGGTTACGAACAGTATATAAAATTTCGATTAAACCCAGAGAGTGGAATAGATATCATTCCAATACACGCGGCCGAAATCTATTCGCCAGACCGATATATGGAAAAAAACGCCGAGAGGCAGATACGAGGTACCAGGTAGCCTGGGGAAAGGCTTAAAAAGAGCCGAAAGGAGACAAAAAATGCCTGACAACTATACCCCCAATATAGCCACTATTTCTCCTACAACCAGCCTAGGGGAGGCCATCGCCACCATTATTAATACCGGTAGTTTC belongs to Moorella humiferrea and includes:
- a CDS encoding potassium channel family protein translates to MKQFAVIGLGRFGSSVARTLARMGHQVIAIDSDEAKVEALMNEVTTAIQADARDEEALKASGIRNVDVAVVAIGENVEANILVTLIVKEMGIKCVVAKALNDLHGKVLAKIGADRVVYPERDMGIRVAHTLASGNVLEHIDLSPEYSIVEIVAPAKAVGKTLGQLDLRAQHGVSVMAIKRNNQIIAAPGANDVVEEGDIMVLVGRNKALERLQES
- a CDS encoding TrmH family RNA methyltransferase, giving the protein MKQAGQITSPDNRYVKLARSLKERSWREKKGLYLIEGIHLLEEALQAGTPLEVVLYGPQVFATLRGKRLVADLQGAGCRCFAVTEELMQAISTTVTPQGIVAIAPIQEQPLEALLKQVSSPSSPVFMIAAALQDPGNLGTIWRTALGAGAAGLILSRGCVDPYNPKVVRAAMGATFKLPVVSGVEPADLIRKLKGAGVKLVVADVGAPITFWQADLRGPLALAVGSENHGPGRELLDAAAARVGIPLVGSVESLNAAVAAALLLYEALRQRRE
- the pheT gene encoding phenylalanine--tRNA ligase subunit beta encodes the protein MRVSYKWLKQYVDIQLSPEELAEKLTMAGLAVENIEQLHPGFQGVVAGMIKDIEPHPNAEHLVVCRVDAGRELQLVTGAPNVFKGQKVAVALEGARLPAGQEIRRATFRGVTSEGMLLSAQEMGLDVGLVSPADREGILTLPPDASPGTDVAAVLGLDDVVLVLELTPNRADCLSVLGVAREVAAITGAPLRLPAITVEEKGQGIEGLARVEIEAPDLCARYVARLVLDVKIGPSPAWLQAYLRAAGMRPINNVVDITNFVMLEMGQPLHAFDYDLLQQHTIIVRRAAAGEKITTLDGVERELDREMLIIADAARPVAVAGVMGGLETEVTSGTVNILIESAHFDGTSIRRTSRKLGLRSEASTRFERGVNLEGAAAAADRAAQLMAELAGGRVAGGRLDRYVRKYKPTTIILRPERVNFILGTDLASSTMKEILERLHLEVEGEGPFEVTVPPNRGDLTQEIDLIEEIARLYGYDRIPASLPGNITARKKETPGQRWEEAGREAAAAAGLAEVVTYSFVSPRALDNLRLPEEHEWKHTVKLQNPLREDQSILRPSLLPGLLEVTARNASRRVLPVAIYEVGRVFKPHGRQLPEEHLRLGGLVMGSTGRSWNRPAEEMDFFYLKGIVENILARVNIKEVVWEATADYPFLHPGRGANIKKDGTTLGFIGELHPDVLAVYDLPARACVFELDWEQAEKFNRREVGYDPLPRFPAVERDLAVVVKDDIPAAVVAETIRRAAGRELKECTLFDVYRGAPVPEGHKSLAYSLVYQLPDRTLTDAEVNAAQERVWKALEEQLGARLR
- a CDS encoding cell division protein ZapA, giving the protein MNDANRTTVNINGMEYVVKGEEPEYIQKLASYVDKKMRQVNQKFPHYPPVKVAVLAALNIADELYKVQQDYETLVKLIQEEKRG
- the pheS gene encoding phenylalanine--tRNA ligase subunit alpha, which codes for MLETIETIRQAALARVAAAKRSEELEGIRIQYLGKKGELTGVLRNMGKLPPEERPRIGQMANMVREELEKALEEAREAIARRELAERLQKETIDVTLPGRPFPRGSRHLLYQTLNEIKSIFIGLGFDVAEGPEVESDYYNFEALNLPKEHPARDMQDSFYITEDVLLRTHTSPVQVRVMEARRPQLPIRIIAPGKVYRRDDDATHSPMFFQVEGLLVDRRVTFGELKGTLMAFVKQMFGDEVQLRFRPSYFPFTEPSAEVDISCVMCGGSGCRTCGHSGWLEILGCGMVHPRVLSMSGYDPEEVCGFAFGLGVDRVAMLKYGIDDLRLFYENDLRFLQQF